A section of the Methanosarcina mazei S-6 genome encodes:
- a CDS encoding chemotaxis protein CheW, translating into MFEDTIEKESSSSSEESLQLVSFELSGEEFGVDIMQVSEIIPISKITRIPQAPECVKGLINLRGKIVVVIDLNRRLGFSPRESDSLSKIIIVKVKDTTIGMLVNSVNGILKLPLSSIESTPDMIKSKINSEYLTGVGKAGNRLLILLNLARVLGEEEVDELNQLSSSSSSSSSPSSPSSPSLSSSSSPSSSYSSSSPSSSFKESPEENT; encoded by the coding sequence ATGTTTGAGGATACGATAGAAAAGGAAAGTTCATCATCCTCTGAAGAATCACTTCAGCTGGTGAGTTTTGAACTTTCAGGAGAAGAATTCGGAGTTGATATCATGCAGGTCTCCGAAATCATTCCGATTTCGAAAATCACCCGGATTCCTCAGGCTCCGGAATGTGTAAAAGGGCTTATTAACCTGAGGGGAAAAATTGTCGTGGTAATAGACCTCAACCGGCGCCTTGGTTTCAGCCCCAGAGAAAGTGACAGCCTTTCTAAAATTATTATAGTTAAAGTTAAAGATACGACAATAGGAATGCTTGTGAATTCCGTGAACGGTATATTAAAATTGCCCCTTTCCTCTATCGAGTCCACTCCGGATATGATTAAATCAAAAATTAATTCGGAATATTTGACCGGAGTTGGAAAAGCAGGGAACAGGCTTCTTATTCTCCTTAACCTTGCAAGGGTTCTTGGAGAAGAAGAGGTTGATGAACTGAACCAGCTTTCTTCTTCCAGTTCTTCTTCCTCTTCTCCTTCTTCTCCTTCTTCTCCTTCCCTCTCCTCTTCTTCCTCTCCGTCCAGTTCTTACTCATCATCATCTCCCTCTTCATCTTTCAAGGAATCTCCGGAGGAGAACACTTAA
- a CDS encoding metal-dependent transcriptional regulator, with translation MNEQNYPEFTGLELSPRKVDYLKFIFEKRGTVKTTEISSCLQVDPSTTSKTLNELATAGYLNHVPYRGVDLTDMGKAYAEFLVRRHRILSLLFTHYGLSTEEACAEVSRFEAFVSRNSVNKICSSMGHPMVGVCGEISHEKCFPEEHHH, from the coding sequence ATGAATGAGCAGAATTATCCAGAGTTTACAGGCCTTGAGCTCTCTCCAAGGAAGGTAGATTACCTCAAATTTATTTTTGAAAAAAGAGGCACTGTAAAGACTACAGAAATTTCCTCCTGCCTGCAGGTCGACCCTTCAACAACAAGCAAAACTTTAAATGAACTTGCAACTGCTGGCTATCTGAACCATGTTCCATACAGGGGTGTGGACCTGACTGACATGGGAAAGGCATATGCAGAATTTCTTGTTCGGAGGCACAGGATTTTGAGCCTTCTCTTTACTCATTACGGTCTTTCTACAGAGGAAGCATGTGCTGAAGTTTCTCGTTTTGAAGCTTTTGTTTCCAGGAATTCGGTAAACAAAATTTGCAGTTCAATGGGCCATCCGATGGTTGGCGTCTGCGGAGAAATAAGCCACGAGAAATGTTTTCCTGAGGAGCATCACCATTAA
- a CDS encoding GntP family permease → MMHPVLIFLFALIAILLFTAKFRLHPFLSLVLVSLLTGILAGEPIRTIEAVTEGLGSVFSRFAIIITSGSIIGLLLQKTGGMSLIASDITRFFKNPLLALSFLGFLFSVPTMCYILAYVIFIPIAKELSSRFNYPPISTATALALGAVASFNLVYPSPVIISAAEELSANRDMLILLGFLTAVPTSFSGYLYARSLGKAEVSGMNEGGVIREKTIVKEKKDLSQENGALQRTENRKPGRFEAYAPIFIPLFLILFEAVLNNPNTLFTFLGNPNVALLIGVLLSIFSGRVLGLPMIRVQVEKAIKRSGVVLLDLCGGGALGATLAMTGAGEALGKFFLQFNLPHILVPFLVAAALQTVQGSRVVTMLVAPSLLLPLVPELGLPPEILILSMASGTFMISHVNDPFFWIFGELAELTPSEVFRSNTLGNALMGVVSFLIVSGIYFFFY, encoded by the coding sequence ATGATGCATCCTGTCCTCATTTTCCTTTTCGCACTTATAGCCATACTGCTTTTTACGGCAAAATTCAGGCTTCACCCTTTCCTTAGTCTTGTTCTTGTATCTCTTCTAACAGGGATTCTTGCAGGAGAGCCCATACGCACTATCGAAGCAGTTACTGAAGGACTGGGAAGCGTTTTTTCCCGTTTTGCCATTATTATTACGAGTGGGAGCATCATCGGACTTCTGCTCCAGAAAACCGGGGGAATGTCTTTAATAGCTTCTGACATTACGCGCTTTTTCAAAAATCCCCTGCTTGCCCTGAGCTTTCTTGGATTTCTTTTTTCCGTGCCAACAATGTGCTATATCCTTGCTTACGTTATCTTTATCCCGATAGCAAAAGAACTGTCTTCCAGGTTCAATTACCCCCCGATTTCCACTGCAACTGCACTTGCATTGGGAGCCGTTGCTTCATTTAATCTGGTTTATCCTTCCCCTGTGATCATTTCGGCAGCAGAAGAACTTTCAGCAAACAGGGATATGCTTATTCTACTGGGATTTCTTACCGCTGTTCCCACTTCTTTTTCAGGATATCTTTATGCGAGGAGTCTTGGAAAGGCTGAAGTTTCCGGAATGAATGAGGGTGGGGTAATACGGGAAAAAACCATTGTAAAGGAGAAAAAAGACCTGTCACAGGAAAATGGTGCGTTGCAAAGGACAGAAAATAGAAAACCAGGAAGGTTTGAAGCTTATGCTCCGATTTTTATTCCTCTATTTCTCATCCTTTTCGAGGCTGTATTAAATAATCCTAATACTCTATTCACCTTTCTGGGAAATCCGAATGTTGCATTACTTATTGGGGTCCTTCTTTCTATTTTTTCCGGGAGAGTGCTGGGACTTCCAATGATAAGGGTCCAGGTCGAAAAAGCCATAAAAAGAAGCGGTGTTGTCCTGCTCGACCTTTGTGGGGGTGGAGCTCTTGGTGCAACTCTTGCCATGACAGGAGCAGGGGAAGCCCTTGGAAAGTTTTTCCTGCAGTTCAACCTGCCTCATATTCTTGTGCCTTTTCTTGTTGCAGCAGCCCTCCAAACAGTGCAGGGCTCAAGAGTTGTAACGATGCTCGTCGCTCCGTCCCTTTTACTCCCCCTTGTCCCTGAGCTTGGACTCCCTCCGGAAATTTTGATCCTTTCAATGGCTTCAGGCACTTTTATGATTTCACACGTTAATGACCCGTTTTTCTGGATTTTCGGAGAACTCGCAGAACTGACACCCTCTGAGGTTTTCAGGTCAAATACACTTGGAAACGCCCTTATGGGAGTAGTAAGCTTTCTGATCGTCTCCGGAATATATTTTTTCTTTTACTGA
- a CDS encoding metal ABC transporter solute-binding protein, Zn/Mn family translates to MKLKIIPLLVILIVGLSIFVSGCTDAGDSGNNRSTGQGAEISGNEEPIIVAVSVVPQAEFVEKVGGDRVKTVVIVPSGADPHTYEPSPKEVKEISKASMLLTVGVGMPFEEVWIDRFESMNSDTLIINCSEGIELKKLEGYHHHEGEEGHDEELETGHENKSEGNHEELDPHIWTSPSNAKIMVEEIYEGLVELDPENEAYYAQNRDAYLEELDALDTRIREKLEGKEEKNFMVYHPSWGYFAADYGLNMISVEIEGKEPSAQDLTELVDLAKEKDVKVIFVQAQFSTRSAEVLAQEIGGEVVAVDPLAKNYIENMDSVSDIFARNLV, encoded by the coding sequence ATGAAATTAAAAATCATACCTCTGCTGGTAATTCTGATTGTTGGTCTGAGTATTTTCGTAAGTGGATGTACGGATGCCGGAGATTCAGGGAATAATAGGAGTACAGGACAGGGAGCTGAAATTTCAGGAAACGAAGAACCCATAATAGTTGCCGTAAGCGTTGTCCCTCAAGCTGAGTTCGTAGAAAAAGTCGGAGGAGACAGGGTAAAAACAGTTGTTATAGTTCCTTCCGGGGCAGATCCTCATACTTATGAACCTTCTCCAAAGGAAGTCAAGGAAATCAGCAAAGCCAGCATGTTATTAACAGTAGGGGTTGGGATGCCTTTTGAAGAAGTCTGGATTGACAGGTTCGAGTCTATGAATAGCGATACTCTCATTATAAACTGCTCTGAAGGAATCGAACTGAAAAAGCTTGAAGGATATCACCATCATGAAGGGGAAGAAGGACATGATGAGGAGCTGGAAACCGGGCATGAAAACAAAAGTGAGGGGAATCATGAAGAACTGGACCCTCATATATGGACATCCCCTTCAAATGCAAAGATAATGGTCGAAGAGATTTATGAAGGGCTTGTAGAGCTCGATCCTGAAAATGAAGCTTATTATGCCCAGAATAGAGATGCTTATCTTGAAGAGCTGGATGCTCTGGATACGAGGATCCGGGAAAAACTTGAAGGAAAAGAAGAAAAAAATTTCATGGTTTATCATCCTTCCTGGGGCTATTTTGCTGCAGATTATGGGCTTAACATGATCTCCGTCGAAATTGAAGGAAAAGAGCCGAGTGCACAGGATCTTACTGAACTTGTGGACCTTGCAAAAGAAAAGGATGTCAAAGTTATTTTTGTCCAGGCTCAGTTCAGCACGAGGAGCGCGGAAGTTTTAGCTCAGGAAATCGGAGGAGAAGTTGTAGCTGTTGATCCTCTGGCAAAGAATTATATTGAGAATATGGACAGCGTCTCTGATATCTTTGCCAGAAACCTGGTGTAA